A DNA window from Bradyrhizobium sp. CCBAU 53421 contains the following coding sequences:
- a CDS encoding cation diffusion facilitator family transporter — translation MAHNHDHSGHSHGTSQIGHSHAGHSHAGHSHAGHSHAPASFGTAFAVGASLNTAFVIAELIFGYSANSLALVSDAVHNLSDVIALLLAWGGAWLAGRRPTDTHTYGYRRASILAALFNAGLLLIAVGGIAVEAINRFREPAEVASWTVVWVAALGILINGGTALLFMRGRDSDLNVRGAYLHMAADAGVSLGVVIAALLIMATGWQWLDPAISLAIAVVVLLSGWELARDSVNLALDAVPKGIDLKRVRDYLAALEGVTEVHDLHIWAMSTSETALTAHLVRPGGHDDIFLHRVCAELSERFSIHHATLQVEISSETCRLAPAEMV, via the coding sequence ATGGCGCACAATCACGACCACAGCGGTCATTCTCACGGAACGTCCCAGATTGGACATTCCCACGCCGGCCACTCTCATGCCGGGCACTCGCACGCCGGGCACAGCCACGCGCCAGCGAGCTTCGGCACCGCCTTTGCGGTCGGCGCGTCACTGAACACCGCCTTCGTCATCGCCGAGCTGATCTTCGGCTACTCCGCCAACTCGCTGGCCCTGGTCTCCGACGCTGTTCACAATCTCTCCGACGTCATCGCGCTGCTCTTGGCCTGGGGCGGGGCGTGGCTCGCCGGCAGGCGCCCGACCGATACCCACACCTATGGCTACCGCCGCGCTTCGATCCTGGCGGCGCTGTTCAATGCCGGGCTGCTGCTGATCGCGGTCGGCGGCATCGCGGTCGAGGCGATCAACCGCTTCCGTGAGCCGGCCGAGGTCGCAAGCTGGACCGTGGTCTGGGTCGCCGCGCTCGGCATCCTGATCAATGGCGGCACCGCGCTGCTGTTCATGCGGGGCCGCGACAGCGACCTCAACGTCCGCGGCGCCTACCTGCACATGGCGGCGGATGCCGGCGTCTCGCTCGGCGTCGTGATCGCCGCGCTGTTGATCATGGCGACCGGCTGGCAGTGGCTCGATCCGGCGATCAGCCTCGCCATCGCGGTGGTCGTGCTGCTCAGCGGCTGGGAGCTTGCCCGCGACAGCGTCAACCTCGCGCTCGACGCGGTGCCGAAGGGCATCGATCTCAAACGGGTGAGGGACTATCTCGCCGCGCTCGAGGGCGTCACCGAGGTGCACGATTTGCACATCTGGGCGATGAGCACGAGCGAGACCGCGCTGACCGCGCATCTGGTGCGGCCCGGCGGGCATGACGACATCTTCCTGCATCGCGTCTGCGCCGAGCTGTCGGAGCGCTTCAGCATCCACCACGCAACGCTGCAGGTCGAGATCAGCAGCGAGACCTGCCGGCTGGCGCCGGCGGAAATGGTCTAG
- a CDS encoding N-acyl homoserine lactonase family protein: MLLWVAGAVPHADAQPAKTGVERLYILNCGEGVAGDISRWSPGVNEGKSMDFVDNCYLIKHAQGWFLWDTGIPDAVAAMPNGLAPADPKAITWRRPKTLAAQLDQLGVKPSDIKAIAVSHTHPDHVGNVEMFPVAMLYVQKAEYEWPGANNAPRFKPEHPVTKLEGDRDVFGDGSVTILSTPGHTPGHQSLLVKLPKTGAVLLTGDAVHFRDNWDNRRVPTLNASKEQTLASMQKIADTLTKEKAQLWINHDKAQRDGLKMSPEFYD, encoded by the coding sequence ATGTTGCTCTGGGTCGCGGGCGCAGTGCCGCACGCAGATGCCCAGCCAGCGAAAACTGGCGTCGAGCGGCTCTACATCCTCAACTGCGGCGAAGGTGTTGCCGGCGACATTTCGCGCTGGTCGCCGGGCGTGAACGAAGGCAAGTCGATGGACTTCGTCGACAATTGCTACCTGATCAAGCACGCGCAGGGCTGGTTCCTGTGGGACACCGGCATTCCCGACGCGGTCGCGGCGATGCCTAACGGCCTTGCGCCAGCCGATCCCAAGGCCATCACCTGGCGACGGCCGAAGACGCTGGCCGCGCAGCTCGACCAGCTCGGGGTCAAGCCGTCGGACATCAAGGCGATCGCGGTCTCGCATACCCATCCCGATCACGTCGGCAACGTCGAGATGTTCCCTGTCGCGATGCTGTATGTGCAGAAAGCGGAGTATGAATGGCCCGGCGCCAACAACGCGCCGCGCTTCAAGCCGGAGCATCCGGTGACGAAGCTCGAGGGCGACCGCGACGTGTTCGGCGACGGCAGCGTCACCATCCTGTCGACACCGGGCCATACCCCTGGCCACCAATCGCTGCTGGTGAAGCTACCGAAGACCGGCGCGGTCCTGCTGACCGGCGATGCCGTTCACTTCAGGGACAATTGGGATAATCGACGCGTGCCGACCTTGAACGCCAGCAAGGAGCAGACGCTGGCCTCGATGCAGAAGATCGCCGACACGCTGACCAAGGAGAAGGCGCAGCTCTGGATCAACCACGACAAGGCCCAGCGCGACGGGCTGAAAATGTCGCCGGAGTTCTATGACTGA
- a CDS encoding adenylate/guanylate cyclase domain-containing protein: MELTPRLRLMNWLVRQGLTGLPENDLLRGFCERCRAAGMPLSRAIVFIDTLHPIFEGRGFRWNDGESNEADIFEYGSTSSGEASQNWRRSAFHHMLENGHDEMVINLAETHDFSMIGDLAEKGHKHFVAFVHRFGEAGTIGEMDCFYSYYTTRRSDGFDENHMEALRDLVPVLGLAIKSAAQVEIARTLGRVYLGRDTAEQVLRGRMQRGITEKIKAVLWYSDVRGSTAISERIGPDEIIPFLNDYAQASIDAIHDAGGEVLKLIGDGVLAMFTSENMASAKRAALRAEHRFRHNIRVLNDRRENENRPTTTAYVGLHVGQVFYGNIGSEDRLDFTVVGPAVNEVSRIASMCASVDRELLTSTDFRTGLDAAGRNYLVSTGRFVLRGIGHAQDLYTLDPAVTADEVIGGKYERYLAS, from the coding sequence ATGGAACTGACGCCCCGTTTGCGCCTCATGAATTGGTTGGTCCGCCAGGGTCTCACGGGCCTGCCGGAAAACGATCTGCTGCGCGGCTTCTGCGAGCGCTGCCGGGCCGCCGGCATGCCGCTGTCGCGGGCGATCGTCTTCATCGACACCCTGCATCCGATCTTCGAGGGGCGCGGCTTCCGCTGGAACGACGGCGAAAGCAACGAGGCCGATATCTTCGAATACGGCTCGACCAGCAGCGGCGAGGCCAGCCAGAACTGGCGGCGGTCGGCGTTCCATCACATGCTCGAAAACGGCCATGACGAGATGGTGATCAATCTCGCCGAGACGCACGATTTCTCGATGATCGGCGACCTTGCCGAGAAGGGCCACAAGCACTTCGTGGCCTTCGTGCATCGCTTCGGCGAGGCCGGCACGATCGGCGAGATGGATTGCTTCTATTCCTACTATACCACCCGCCGTTCGGACGGGTTCGACGAGAACCATATGGAGGCGCTGCGCGACCTCGTGCCGGTGCTCGGGCTCGCGATCAAATCGGCCGCCCAGGTCGAGATCGCCCGCACGCTCGGACGGGTCTATCTCGGCCGCGATACGGCGGAGCAGGTGCTGCGCGGACGCATGCAGCGCGGCATCACCGAGAAGATCAAGGCCGTGTTGTGGTACTCCGACGTGCGCGGCTCGACCGCGATCAGCGAGCGCATCGGCCCGGACGAGATCATTCCGTTCCTCAACGACTACGCGCAGGCCTCGATCGACGCGATCCATGATGCCGGCGGCGAAGTCTTGAAGCTGATCGGCGACGGCGTGCTGGCGATGTTCACCAGCGAGAACATGGCAAGCGCCAAGCGCGCGGCGCTGCGCGCCGAACACAGATTCCGGCACAACATCCGCGTGCTGAACGATCGGCGCGAGAATGAGAACCGGCCGACCACCACGGCCTATGTCGGGCTCCATGTCGGCCAGGTCTTCTACGGCAATATCGGCAGCGAGGACCGGCTGGATTTCACCGTGGTCGGGCCCGCCGTCAACGAGGTCAGCCGGATCGCCTCGATGTGCGCCTCAGTCGACCGGGAGCTGCTGACCTCGACCGATTTCCGCACCGGCCTTGACGCCGCCGGCCGCAACTATCTGGTTTCCACCGGCCGCTTCGTCTTGCGCGGCATCGGCCATGCGCAGGATCTTTATACGCTGGATCCGGCCGTCACGGCCGACGAGGTCATCGGCGGCAAGTACGAGCGGTACCTGGCAAGCTGA
- a CDS encoding MFS transporter codes for MSADTPRLPSTFNRLAWSNLAAQSAEQIALAAAPIVAVLVLGVGEGQTGLLQTALTLPFILFAIPAGLLADRVSRRWVMAGSEALRAAALAAILLLLGFGLMTLPLLALLGFIAVCGTVAYSVAAPALVPSLVTSQQLPAANARIELARTVAFASGPALGGVLVGWVGAAPAFGFAAALSAIAVVLLAGLYEPARQPAPRRHPMQDIKEGAAFVMHHALLRPVFITQFIFNTASFLLLAVFVPYAVRHVGLSATGVGTTLAMYGVGMVVGALFATRVMKRLAFGTVIGLGPVTGLVAAIVMALTTWIATPLLAGLGFFLLGVGPILWVISTTTLRQSVTPPSLLGRVSAINIMSYGARPLGSALGAVVGGLYGAEACLYLAAAIFAAQALVILMSPAVSLRRQPDMVGEPARC; via the coding sequence ATGTCCGCCGATACGCCTCGCTTGCCAAGCACCTTCAATCGCCTGGCCTGGTCCAACCTCGCCGCACAATCGGCCGAGCAGATCGCGCTTGCGGCCGCGCCCATCGTCGCGGTGCTGGTGCTCGGCGTCGGCGAAGGCCAGACCGGCCTGTTGCAGACCGCACTGACGCTGCCTTTCATCCTGTTTGCGATTCCCGCCGGCCTCTTGGCCGACCGTGTGTCGCGGCGCTGGGTGATGGCGGGCTCCGAGGCGCTGCGCGCGGCGGCATTGGCCGCGATTCTGCTGTTGCTGGGGTTCGGCCTGATGACACTGCCGCTGCTGGCCTTGCTCGGCTTCATCGCGGTCTGCGGCACGGTCGCCTACAGCGTCGCAGCTCCTGCGCTGGTCCCGTCGCTGGTGACGTCGCAGCAATTGCCGGCCGCGAATGCCCGTATCGAACTTGCGCGCACCGTCGCTTTCGCCAGCGGACCCGCGCTTGGCGGCGTGCTGGTCGGCTGGGTCGGTGCCGCGCCCGCATTCGGCTTTGCCGCCGCGCTGTCGGCGATCGCGGTCGTGCTGCTCGCCGGCCTCTATGAGCCGGCGCGCCAGCCTGCCCCGCGGCGTCATCCGATGCAGGACATCAAGGAAGGCGCGGCCTTCGTCATGCATCACGCCTTGCTGCGGCCGGTGTTCATCACCCAGTTCATCTTCAACACCGCGTCCTTCCTGCTGCTCGCCGTGTTCGTGCCCTATGCGGTGCGCCATGTCGGGCTCAGCGCAACCGGTGTCGGCACGACGCTTGCGATGTACGGCGTCGGCATGGTGGTCGGCGCGCTGTTCGCAACCCGCGTCATGAAGCGGCTGGCATTCGGCACCGTGATCGGGCTCGGCCCGGTCACCGGCCTCGTCGCCGCGATCGTGATGGCGCTGACCACCTGGATTGCGACGCCGCTGCTCGCCGGGCTCGGCTTCTTCCTCCTCGGCGTCGGCCCGATCCTGTGGGTGATCTCGACAACTACGCTCAGGCAGTCGGTGACGCCGCCCTCGCTGCTCGGCCGCGTCTCCGCGATCAACATCATGAGCTACGGCGCCCGCCCGCTCGGATCCGCACTCGGCGCCGTCGTCGGTGGCCTCTACGGCGCCGAAGCCTGCCTCTACCTCGCGGCCGCAATCTTTGCGGCGCAGGCGCTGGTGATCCTGATGTCGCCCGCGGTGTCGCTCAGGCGTCAGCCCGACATGGTCGGCGAGCCCGCGCGCTGCTGA
- a CDS encoding flotillin family protein — translation MWELAIPVVIGVIAILVIGLLFAKLYKRSTRDEAYVRTGLGGQKVVLDGGSLVLPIFHSTAAVNLKTLRLEVARGGPDSLITKDRMRVDIGAEFYLRVKPDSSSIALAAQTLGNRTNDAAELRELVEAKFVDGLRSVAATMNLEELQEQRATFVKAVQDAVGADIQNNGLELESVSLTKLDQSDIKHFNPSNFFDAHGLTTLTKITKEREQERNQIVRTTEVNIAQQDLVARQTTLTIESTKREAELAQQRDIANKTAAMRAQTAQVEQTALQNEAEYRIQQELAVANKQTEANQARDTRKIEADLAVKRRNTEMERDLQIVAQESAIAVAAKSKEQSEAQTIAETARAVAIAAEEKVTTARATEIAERDKIINVIAARKAAETDAMPITVMAEAERQAAANKAEATNVLAKADAAAATTRAAGVKALGQAEAEVATMKAEARNKLSAEMIDYDLNLARINVIPSALAEAVKPIEKISDIRIFDTGSMLGRGGANGHANGNGGGNGGLGLGDGLAAQLLSVSAFKPMIDKILSEAGFPAGSDALTSLTSALAQRKAEAPATSEDSRPATLVGTITGQLAPTPQ, via the coding sequence ATGTGGGAACTTGCTATACCCGTCGTCATTGGCGTCATTGCCATTCTCGTCATCGGTCTGCTCTTCGCAAAGCTCTACAAGCGCTCGACGCGCGATGAGGCCTATGTCCGCACCGGCCTCGGCGGCCAGAAGGTGGTGCTCGACGGCGGCTCGCTGGTGCTGCCGATCTTCCACTCCACCGCCGCGGTGAACCTGAAGACACTGCGGCTCGAGGTCGCGCGCGGCGGCCCGGACTCGCTGATCACTAAGGATCGTATGCGCGTCGACATTGGCGCCGAGTTCTATCTGCGCGTCAAACCCGATAGTTCGTCGATCGCACTCGCCGCACAGACGCTCGGCAACCGCACCAACGACGCCGCCGAGCTGCGCGAGCTGGTCGAGGCCAAGTTCGTCGACGGCCTGCGCTCGGTCGCTGCCACCATGAACCTCGAGGAATTGCAGGAGCAGCGTGCGACCTTCGTCAAGGCGGTGCAGGACGCGGTCGGCGCCGACATCCAGAACAACGGCCTCGAGCTCGAATCGGTGTCGCTGACCAAGCTCGACCAGAGCGACATCAAGCATTTCAACCCGAGCAACTTCTTCGACGCGCACGGTCTGACGACGCTGACCAAGATCACCAAGGAGCGTGAGCAGGAGCGCAACCAGATCGTCCGCACCACCGAGGTCAATATCGCCCAGCAGGACCTGGTGGCGCGGCAGACCACGCTGACGATCGAAAGCACCAAGCGCGAGGCCGAGCTCGCCCAGCAGCGCGACATCGCCAACAAGACCGCCGCGATGCGCGCGCAGACCGCGCAGGTCGAGCAGACCGCGTTGCAGAACGAGGCCGAATACCGCATCCAGCAGGAGCTCGCGGTCGCCAACAAGCAGACCGAGGCCAACCAGGCCCGCGACACCCGCAAGATCGAGGCCGATCTCGCGGTCAAGCGGCGCAATACCGAGATGGAGCGCGACCTTCAGATCGTCGCGCAGGAAAGCGCGATCGCCGTCGCGGCCAAGAGCAAGGAGCAGTCGGAGGCCCAGACCATCGCCGAGACCGCGCGTGCCGTCGCGATCGCGGCGGAAGAAAAGGTCACCACCGCCCGCGCCACCGAGATCGCAGAGCGTGACAAGATCATCAACGTGATCGCGGCGCGCAAGGCAGCCGAAACCGACGCGATGCCGATCACGGTCATGGCCGAGGCGGAACGTCAGGCCGCCGCCAACAAGGCGGAAGCCACCAACGTACTCGCCAAGGCCGACGCGGCAGCCGCCACCACCCGCGCCGCCGGCGTCAAGGCGCTCGGCCAGGCCGAAGCGGAAGTCGCGACGATGAAGGCGGAGGCGCGCAACAAGCTGAGCGCCGAGATGATCGACTACGATCTCAACCTCGCCCGGATCAACGTGATCCCGAGCGCGCTCGCCGAGGCAGTGAAGCCGATCGAGAAGATCTCCGACATCCGGATCTTCGACACCGGCAGCATGCTTGGCCGCGGCGGCGCCAACGGCCACGCCAACGGCAATGGCGGGGGCAATGGCGGTCTTGGGCTCGGCGACGGCCTCGCCGCGCAATTGCTGTCGGTCTCGGCATTCAAGCCGATGATCGACAAGATCCTCTCGGAGGCGGGCTTCCCGGCCGGATCCGACGCGCTCACCAGCCTGACCAGCGCGCTGGCGCAGCGCAAGGCCGAGGCGCCTGCAACCAGCGAGGACAGTCGGCCCGCCACATTAGTCGGTACCATCACCGGCCAGCTCGCGCCCACGCCGCAATGA
- a CDS encoding OB-fold-containig protein translates to MSAVGDILLAPDVRPFAVAAAIMVTLGGIELLSTMIGLSISELIGKDFAVEAESHNALSGLFLWINAGRLPLLILIILILGIFSIGGFLLQGLAHAAGTAIPVSLAAVVAAAGSIPVIRNASRGIARIIPRDESYAVNDSDFVGKVATVSVGPLDQGLPGRVRLKDVFGNWHTVPARASAESEALPVGASVLLVDRDAKGFIAIAAPSDLVEQRQSSNRA, encoded by the coding sequence ATGAGTGCAGTTGGCGACATCCTGCTCGCCCCGGACGTGCGGCCCTTTGCGGTCGCGGCTGCGATCATGGTGACACTTGGCGGGATCGAATTGCTGTCCACCATGATCGGACTTTCGATCAGCGAACTCATCGGCAAGGATTTCGCGGTCGAGGCCGAGAGCCACAATGCTCTCAGTGGCCTGTTTCTCTGGATCAACGCCGGGCGGCTTCCCCTCCTGATCCTGATCATCCTGATACTTGGCATATTCTCGATCGGAGGCTTCCTGCTTCAGGGACTGGCGCATGCCGCAGGCACCGCCATCCCGGTCTCGCTTGCCGCGGTGGTTGCCGCCGCCGGCAGCATCCCCGTGATCAGAAATGCGAGCCGCGGCATCGCCCGCATCATTCCGCGCGACGAGAGCTATGCGGTCAACGACAGCGACTTCGTCGGCAAGGTCGCAACGGTGTCGGTCGGCCCGCTCGATCAGGGCCTGCCCGGCAGGGTCCGTCTCAAGGATGTCTTCGGCAACTGGCACACCGTGCCGGCGCGTGCCAGCGCCGAGTCCGAGGCATTGCCGGTCGGCGCCAGCGTGCTGCTCGTCGATCGCGACGCCAAAGGCTTCATCGCGATCGCCGCTCCTTCCGACCTCGTCGAACAACGACAATCTTCCAACAGGGCATAA
- a CDS encoding PspA/IM30 family protein — MIKLPVETPTATLRYALAPDLSGIAAIEATFAAYVRMMEILAEVAPVGANLVSLHAQAYERIRKETGLPARLVTLGLRDRANYIAGAAVRRIPLDDKLFAIKGPTSLTISTVSGRVLVPFDVPGYVSGWESPFPAHLISDGRGYEIHIAVKSKSAQPEEKTMLHEGILARMGRLLAAIASQTIDNVESNNKVALVKQAIREIDAGADEARYALGKSRAEEFRLKRRREELDTETAGLNEKIRLALAENREDLARAGVARQIDLESQVIALERAMDFIELEIDEQTKALQAMLGARREAETRLADLEQSLIREANDETSRAPSTTNTLSAERAMAAIARVTGVPAASVLGDKELDELDRLHREKEIAARLERIKSEK; from the coding sequence ATGATCAAGCTGCCCGTCGAGACGCCAACCGCAACGCTGCGCTACGCCCTCGCCCCCGACCTATCGGGCATCGCGGCGATCGAGGCGACCTTTGCGGCCTATGTCCGGATGATGGAGATCCTCGCCGAGGTCGCTCCCGTCGGCGCCAACCTCGTCTCGCTGCACGCCCAGGCCTATGAGAGGATCCGCAAGGAGACCGGCCTGCCCGCGCGGCTGGTGACGCTCGGCCTGCGCGACCGCGCCAACTACATCGCCGGCGCCGCCGTCCGCCGGATACCGCTCGACGACAAGTTGTTCGCGATCAAGGGCCCAACTTCACTGACCATTAGCACTGTCAGCGGACGCGTCTTGGTGCCGTTCGACGTGCCGGGATATGTCTCGGGCTGGGAAAGCCCCTTCCCGGCGCATTTGATCTCGGATGGACGCGGCTACGAAATCCACATCGCCGTCAAATCGAAATCAGCACAACCGGAGGAGAAGACCATGCTTCACGAAGGCATCCTTGCGCGCATGGGCCGGCTTCTTGCCGCCATCGCGAGCCAGACCATCGACAACGTCGAGAGCAACAACAAGGTCGCGCTGGTCAAACAGGCGATCCGCGAGATCGACGCCGGCGCCGACGAGGCGCGCTATGCGCTCGGCAAGTCGCGCGCCGAGGAATTCCGCTTGAAGAGGCGGCGCGAAGAACTGGATACCGAGACGGCTGGTCTGAACGAGAAGATCCGTCTCGCACTTGCGGAAAATCGCGAGGATCTCGCGCGCGCCGGCGTCGCACGGCAAATCGACCTGGAGTCGCAGGTGATCGCGCTGGAACGCGCGATGGATTTCATCGAGCTTGAGATCGACGAGCAGACCAAGGCGCTGCAGGCCATGCTCGGCGCGCGCCGCGAGGCGGAGACGCGGCTAGCCGATCTCGAACAAAGTCTGATCCGCGAGGCCAACGACGAAACCAGCCGGGCCCCATCGACGACCAATACATTGAGTGCTGAACGCGCCATGGCGGCGATCGCCCGGGTTACCGGTGTTCCCGCTGCAAGCGTGCTCGGCGACAAGGAGCTTGACGAACTCGATCGCCTGCACCGCGAAAAGGAAATCGCGGCGCGGCTTGAAAGGATCAAGTCAGAAAAATGA
- a CDS encoding Nramp family divalent metal transporter has translation MDARTPEMSPVSVADTVPGGWRDDAGHARSLPEVNATVRVPSTGVWWRRLLAFAGPGYLVSVGYMDPGNWATDLAGGSKFGYTLLSVILLSNLMAILLQALAARLGIATDRDLAQACRATYSRPVNLLLWLACEAAIIACDLAEVIGTAIALKLLFGIPLIGGALLAALDAFLLLLLMNRGFRFLEAFVIALLIVIAVCFVVQIAAAAPPIAGVIGGFMPSREIVTNPEMLYIAIGIIGATVMPHNLYLHSSIVQTRAYPRTEAGRRDAIKWATTDSTIALMLALFVNAAILVLAAATFHKSGHSDVAEIDQAFELLSPLLGLGIASTLFAVALLASGLNSTVTATLAGQIVMQGFLDLKLPDWLQRLVTRGIAIIPVIVVAALYGESGTAQLLVFSQVVLSMQLPFAVIPLVRFVSDKRKMGAFAISRPVAVAAWIVAGLIVILNVKLLIDTLFGS, from the coding sequence ATGGATGCTCGGACCCCTGAAATGTCTCCCGTTTCCGTTGCCGACACCGTGCCGGGAGGCTGGCGCGATGACGCCGGGCATGCGCGCAGCCTTCCCGAGGTCAATGCGACCGTTCGCGTGCCGAGCACGGGCGTCTGGTGGCGGCGGCTGCTGGCCTTCGCCGGGCCCGGCTACCTGGTCTCGGTCGGCTATATGGACCCCGGCAACTGGGCGACCGATCTCGCGGGCGGGTCGAAGTTCGGCTATACGCTGCTGTCCGTCATCCTGCTTTCCAACCTGATGGCGATCCTGCTGCAGGCGCTCGCAGCACGGCTCGGCATCGCGACCGACCGCGACCTGGCGCAGGCTTGCCGCGCGACCTATTCGCGACCGGTCAACTTGCTGCTGTGGCTCGCCTGCGAGGCCGCGATCATCGCCTGCGACCTCGCCGAGGTGATCGGCACCGCGATCGCGCTGAAGCTCTTGTTCGGCATTCCCCTGATCGGCGGCGCGCTGCTCGCGGCGCTCGACGCGTTCCTGCTGCTGCTCCTGATGAACCGCGGCTTCCGCTTCCTCGAAGCCTTCGTGATCGCACTGCTGATCGTCATCGCGGTCTGCTTCGTGGTCCAGATCGCCGCCGCTGCGCCGCCGATTGCCGGCGTGATCGGCGGCTTCATGCCGTCGCGCGAGATCGTCACCAATCCCGAAATGCTCTACATTGCGATCGGCATCATCGGCGCCACCGTGATGCCGCATAATCTCTATCTGCACTCATCGATCGTGCAGACCCGCGCCTATCCGCGCACCGAGGCGGGCCGGCGCGACGCGATCAAATGGGCGACCACCGACTCCACCATCGCGCTGATGCTGGCGCTGTTCGTCAATGCCGCGATCCTGGTGCTGGCGGCCGCGACCTTCCACAAGAGCGGCCATTCCGACGTCGCCGAGATCGATCAGGCCTTCGAACTGCTGTCGCCGCTGCTCGGCCTCGGCATCGCCTCGACGCTGTTTGCCGTGGCGCTGCTGGCGTCTGGCCTCAACTCGACGGTGACGGCGACGCTGGCCGGCCAGATCGTGATGCAGGGCTTTCTCGACCTCAAGCTGCCCGACTGGCTGCAGCGGCTGGTGACCCGCGGCATCGCGATCATCCCCGTCATCGTGGTCGCCGCGCTCTATGGCGAGAGCGGCACCGCGCAGCTCTTGGTGTTCAGCCAGGTCGTGCTGTCGATGCAGCTGCCGTTCGCGGTGATCCCGCTGGTGCGCTTCGTGTCCGACAAGCGCAAGATGGGCGCATTCGCGATCTCGCGTCCGGTTGCGGTGGCGGCGTGGATCGTCGCCGGCCTGATCGTGATCCTGAACGTGAAGCTGCTGATCGATACGCTGTTCGGCAGCTAG
- a CDS encoding arginyltransferase, giving the protein MTQHSRDTPQFYLTAPSPCPYLPGRHERKVFTHLVGDKAGDLNDLLTHGGFRRSQSIAYRPACDQCRACVSVRVIANEFRPSRNFRKVLARNADIIGEQRTAVPTSEQYSVFRAYLDRRHRNGGMADMTVLDYAMMVEDSHVETRIIEYRKRNADSAITGRGDELMAVALTDVLSDGLSMVYSFFEPGLEARSLGTFMILDHIARARRQGLPYVYLGYWIEGSKKMDYKGRFLPQQRLAPSGWLRVDASGEGLAEPQD; this is encoded by the coding sequence GTGACCCAGCACTCGCGTGATACTCCCCAGTTCTATCTGACGGCGCCCTCACCCTGCCCCTATCTGCCGGGCCGGCATGAGCGCAAGGTTTTCACGCACCTGGTCGGCGACAAAGCGGGCGATCTCAACGACTTGCTGACCCATGGCGGCTTCCGCCGCAGCCAGTCGATCGCCTACCGCCCGGCCTGCGACCAGTGCCGGGCCTGCGTCTCGGTCCGGGTGATCGCCAACGAATTCCGCCCCTCCCGCAACTTCCGCAAGGTGCTGGCCCGCAACGCCGACATCATCGGCGAGCAGCGCACGGCGGTCCCGACCTCGGAGCAATATTCGGTCTTCCGCGCCTATCTCGACCGCCGCCACCGCAACGGGGGCATGGCCGACATGACCGTGCTGGACTACGCGATGATGGTCGAGGACAGCCATGTCGAGACCCGGATCATCGAGTACCGCAAGCGCAATGCCGACAGCGCCATCACCGGCCGCGGCGACGAGCTGATGGCGGTGGCGCTGACCGACGTGCTCAGCGACGGGCTATCGATGGTCTATTCCTTCTTCGAGCCGGGGCTTGAGGCCCGCTCGCTCGGCACCTTCATGATCCTCGATCATATCGCCCGTGCCCGCCGGCAGGGCCTGCCGTACGTCTATCTCGGCTACTGGATCGAGGGCTCCAAGAAGATGGACTACAAGGGCCGCTTCCTGCCGCAGCAGCGGCTCGCGCCGTCGGGCTGGCTGCGCGTCGACGCATCGGGCGAGGGATTGGCCGAGCCGCAGGACTAG
- a CDS encoding RDD family protein: MSYGNDGGTWRNEAWRNDGGVPPHAFDPLMQPDLFRGVLTRRVFAFLIDLFVLSVPVIVAAIFIFLFGLVTFFLGWHLFALLAPASIVWAIVYYGASIGGQHSATIGMRMMDLELRTWYGARGYFVLGATHAVLFWVTVSFVSPLVLVIGLLNGRRRLLHDIILGTVIINSSVRTQVSPAARATY, translated from the coding sequence ATGTCCTACGGCAATGACGGCGGCACCTGGCGCAACGAGGCCTGGCGCAACGACGGCGGCGTTCCCCCGCATGCGTTCGATCCGTTGATGCAGCCGGACCTGTTCCGCGGCGTGCTGACGCGGCGCGTCTTTGCGTTCCTTATCGACCTCTTCGTGCTGTCGGTGCCGGTGATCGTCGCAGCGATCTTCATCTTCCTGTTCGGATTGGTCACCTTCTTCCTGGGTTGGCACCTGTTCGCCCTGCTTGCACCGGCCTCGATCGTCTGGGCCATCGTCTATTACGGCGCCTCGATCGGCGGCCAGCACTCGGCGACCATCGGCATGCGCATGATGGATCTGGAACTGCGCACCTGGTACGGTGCCCGCGGCTATTTCGTGCTCGGCGCCACCCACGCGGTGCTGTTCTGGGTGACGGTCTCGTTCGTATCGCCGCTGGTGCTCGTGATCGGGCTCCTCAACGGCCGCCGCCGGCTGCTGCACGACATCATCCTCGGAACCGTCATTATCAACAGTTCGGTCCGGACCCAGGTATCCCCAGCCGCGCGGGCCACTTATTAG